From Canis lupus baileyi chromosome 16, mCanLup2.hap1, whole genome shotgun sequence, a single genomic window includes:
- the NDUFAF8 gene encoding NADH dehydrogenase [ubiquinone] 1 alpha subcomplex assembly factor 8 isoform X2, translating to MSGNGAVWGRVRGRLRAFPGRLAACGAEAAAYGRCVQASTAPGGRLAKDLCAPEFEALRRCFAAAAKKTLRGGL from the exons ATGTCCGGGAACGGAGCGGTGTGGGGGCGCGTGCGGGGCCGCCTCCGCGCCTTCCCCGGGCGCCTAGCGGCCTGCGGGGCCGAG GCCGCGGCCTACGGCAGGTGCGTGCAGGCGTCCACGGCCCCGGGCGGCCGCCTGGCGAAGGACCTCTGTGCGCCGGAGTTCGAGGCTCTGCGGCGCTGCTTCGCCGCCGCG gCCAAAAAGACCCTGAGGGGAGGCCTTTAG
- the NDUFAF8 gene encoding NADH dehydrogenase [ubiquinone] 1 alpha subcomplex assembly factor 8 isoform X1, which produces MSGNGAVWGRVRGRLRAFPGRLAACGAEAAAYGRCVQASTAPGGRLAKDLCAPEFEALRRCFAAAVGQKDPEGRPLGWTSEHCTCLLPQGAEPGAWC; this is translated from the exons ATGTCCGGGAACGGAGCGGTGTGGGGGCGCGTGCGGGGCCGCCTCCGCGCCTTCCCCGGGCGCCTAGCGGCCTGCGGGGCCGAG GCCGCGGCCTACGGCAGGTGCGTGCAGGCGTCCACGGCCCCGGGCGGCCGCCTGGCGAAGGACCTCTGTGCGCCGGAGTTCGAGGCTCTGCGGCGCTGCTTCGCCGCCGCGGTAG gCCAAAAAGACCCTGAGGGGAGGCCTTTAGGATGGACGAGCGAGCACTGCACTTGTTTACTGCcccagggagcagagccgggCGCCTGGTGCTGA